In a single window of the Thermodesulfobacteriota bacterium genome:
- a CDS encoding secondary thiamine-phosphate synthase enzyme YjbQ: protein MVVETFDFSLKTSGDSDLIDITGKVTKVLRDSGISSGIVTIFVPGSTAGVTTIEYEEGALRDFQAAIERIAPKGIHYDHDARWGDGNGYSHIRASLLGPSLTVPFSSS from the coding sequence ATGGTGGTTGAAACCTTTGATTTTAGTCTGAAGACTTCCGGAGATTCTGATTTAATTGATATAACGGGGAAAGTTACAAAGGTGCTGAGGGATTCCGGCATTTCATCGGGAATAGTGACGATATTTGTGCCTGGTTCTACGGCAGGTGTTACAACAATTGAATATGAGGAAGGAGCGTTAAGGGATTTTCAGGCAGCCATAGAGAGGATTGCACCAAAGGGTATCCATTATGATCATGATGCGAGGTGGGGCGACGGAAATGGCTATTCCCACATCAGGGCTTCTCTGCTTGGACCCTCTCTGACCGTACCCTTTTCGTCCTC